One genomic region from Populus nigra chromosome 8, ddPopNigr1.1, whole genome shotgun sequence encodes:
- the LOC133701520 gene encoding cuscuta receptor 1-like, translating to MAWSLLWMFGGGEGYGCLEEERPFKELQSLDLGWNGLVGCLENEGFQVLSSKLSNLDLSENRFNNDKSISSCFNGNLSTLESLDLSANQLTAGSGGFKDLSSRLKKLENLHLRFNQYNNSIFSSLTGFSSLKSLDLSGNQLTGSGLRKLEFLQSLPSLKTLSLKDTNLSQGTFFNSSTLEELYLDNTSLPVNFLQNTRALPALKVLSVAECDLHDTLPAQDCLGNLSSLQLLDVSDNQFTGNIACGPLTNLISLEFLSLSNNLFEFPTSMKPFMNHSSLKFFSSENNRLVMEPAGVDNLIPKFQLVFFRLSSSPTSEALNVEIPDFLYYQYDLRTLDLSHNNIAGMFPSWLLKNNTRMEQLYLSENSFVGTLQLLDHPYPNMTELDISTNSMNGQIPKDICLIFPNMWILKMAKNGFTGYIPSCLGNISSLSFLDLSNNQLSTVKLEQLTTIWVLELSNNNLGGQLPTSMFNSSSLAFLYLSRNNFWGQISDFPLYGWKLWSVLDLSNNQFSGMLPRSFVNFTSLGAIDLSKNHFKGPIPRDFCKFDQLEYLDLSENNLSGNMPSCFNPPQITHIHLSKNILSGPLKYGCYNSSFFVTMDLRDNNFTDSIPNWIGNLSSLSVLLLRDNLFDGKAYYETLGPPLMDSMDNLRKGLWLNFTEEVIAFTTKNMNYGYKGKILSFMSGIDLSNNNFIGVIPPEFGNLSKILSLNLSHNNLIGSIPVTFSNLKQIESLDLSYNNLNGVIPPQLTKITTLEVFSVAHNNLSGRTPERKYQFGTFDESCYEGNPFLCGPPLRNNCSEEAVSSQRVPDDEQGDDGSIDMEFFYISFGVCAGGCTSSKTA from the exons GAGGGTTATGGATGTTTGGAGGAGGAGAGG CCTTTCAAAGAATTGCAAAGTCTTGATTTGGGATGGAATGGATTGGTTGGTTGCTTGGAGAATGAAG GCTTCCAAGTCCTATCATCAAAACTGAGCAATCTTGACCTAAGTGAAAACCgatttaataatgataaaagcATTTCGTCATGTTTCAATGGTAACCTTTCCACTCTCGAGTCTTTGGATCTTTCAGCCAATCAGCTGACAGCTGGATCTGGAG GTTTCAAAGACTTGTCATCAAGGTTGAAAAAGCTGGAGAACCTTCATCTAAGGTTTAATCAATACAACAATAGCATTTTTTCATCCCTAACTGGGTTTTCATCCCTCAAATCTTTGGATCTATCAGGCAATCAGCTGACAGGATCAG GTTTAAGGAAGCTGGAATTCCTGCAGTCATTGCCATCCCTGAAGACCCTATCTCTCAAGGATACTAATTTAAGTCAAG gAACTTTCTTCAATTCAAGCACCCTTGAAGAATTGTATCTAGATAATACTTCTCTCCCAGTAAACTTTCTCCAGAACACTAGAGCATTGCCTGCTCTTAAAGTTTTGTCTGTTGCTGAATGTGACCTCCATGACACCCTACCCGCTCAAG ATTGTTTGGGAAACTTGTCATCTCTACAACTATTAGATGTTTCTGATAACCAGTTTACTGGAAATATTGCATGTGGTCCTCTTACCAACCTCATATCCCTTGAATTCCTCTCACTATCAAATAACCTCTTTGAATTTCCTACTTCAATGAAACCTTTCATGAACCACTCAAGCCTCAAGTTCTTCTCCAGTGAGAACAACAGACTAGTAATGGAACCTGCTGGCGTTGATAATTTGATTCCAAAGTTCCAACTAGTCTTTTTCCGCTTGTCAAGTAGTCCAACATCGGAAGCACTCAATGTAGAAATTCCCGACTTCCTCTATTACCAATACGACTTAAGAACCCTTGATCTCTCCCACAACAACATCGCCGGAATGTTTCCATCGTGGTTGCTTAAGAACAATACACGAATGGAGCAACTATATCTGAGCGAGAACTCCTTTGTTGGTACTTTGCAGTTGCTAGATCACCCATATCCGAATATGACCGAATTAGATATATCCACCAACAGCATGAATGGTCAAATTCCAAAAGATATTTGTTTGATCTTTCCAAATATGTGGATCTTAAAGATGGCTAAGAATGGATTCACAGGTTATATTCCTTCTTGTTTAGGAAATATTAGCTCTCTTTCATTTTTAGATTTATCCAACAATCAATTGTCTACAGTAAAACTAGAACAACTAACAACAATATGGGTTCTCGAGCTATCAAACAACAATTTGGGTGGGCAATTACCGACCTCGATGTTCAATTCTTCTAGCCTGGCTTTTCTCTACCTAAGTCGTAACAACTTTTGGGGTCAGATATCAGATTTTCCATTATATGGGTGGAAACTGTGGAGTGTATTGGACTTGAGTAACAATCAATTTTCAGGCATGCTTCCAAGGAGCTTTGTTAATTTTACGAGTCTTGGAGCAATTGATTTGTCCAAAAACCATTTTAAGGGTCCGATCCCAAGAGACTTTTGTAAGTTTGACCAGCTTGAATATTTGGACCTTTCTGAGAACAACTTGTCTGGAAATATGCCATCTTGTTTCAATCCACCACAAATAACCCATATTCATCtatccaaaaatatattgagCGGTCCATTAAAATACGGATGTTATAACAGCTCTTTCTTTGTTACGATGGATCTTCGAGATAACAACTTTACCGACTCCATTCCAAACTGGATTGGCAATCTTTCATCATTGAGTGTTCTTCTTCTGAGGGATAATCTCTTTGATG GAAAAGCTTATTATGAAACATTGGGTCCACCGCTAATGGATAGCATGGACAACTTGAGAAAGGGTTTATGGCTTAACTTTACAGAAGAAGTGATAGCATTTACAactaaaaatatgaattatggTTACAAGGGGAAAATTCTCAGCTTCATGTCTGGTATTGATCTGtctaataacaatttcatagGAGTAATCCCACCAGAATTTGGAAACTTAAGTAAGATATTGTCTTTAAACTTATCGCACAACAATCTCATTGGATCTATCCCTGTAACATTCTCAAACTTAAAACAGATTGAGAGCTTGGATCTTTCTTACAACAACTTGAATGGTGTCATCCCGCCACAGCTTACTAAAATTACCACACTGGAAGTTTTTAGTGTGGCGCACAATAACTTGTCAGGTAGGACACCCGAGAGAAAATATCAGTTTGGGACCTTCGATGAAAGCTGTTACGAAGGAAATCCTTTCTTGTGTGGACCTCCATTGCGAAACAATTGTAGTGAGGAAGCAGTGTCGTCACAACGAGTGCCTGATGATGAACAAGGAGATGATGGTTCCATAGACATGGAGTTTTTCTACATCAGTTTCGGTGTATGTGCAGGTGGTTGTACTTCATCGAAGACTGCATAG